The following proteins come from a genomic window of Streptomyces sp. NBC_00539:
- a CDS encoding putative baseplate assembly protein, translating to MALPSPNLDDRRFQQLVDEAKRYVQQRAPEWTDHNVSDPGVTLIETFAYLVDQLLYRLNRVPDKNYLAFLDLLGIQLYPPSAAVADVDFWLSAPQPETVTLPAGTEVTTAVGETDPQTDTEAVVFATTDDLRIVPSELTRLVTAPRTGDVTDRTGALAEGLDIPCFQAAPEPGDALLFGLPTAVPRCVVAVRLDSRVEGVGVDPRQPPLVWEAWDGGRWQRCETGDDSTGGLNRPGEVIVYVPAGHTASLISGIRAGWLRCRVTEAEPGQPFYSESPTVREAEVFTVGGTMAVEHAERVADVPLGASEGVAGQTFRLGRPPVLLDGEPPVVEVSSPEGWQRWEVVEHFGRSRPEDRHVRVDATNGEFLFPPVLREADGTLRPCGAVPPKGSQVRVARYRTGGGPAGNVSRGAISVLRSSVPYVARVVNREAARGGVAGESIDNAKLRAPETLRMQERAVTAEDYEIIARQAAPSVRRVRCLPDRDGGGGPGAVRVLVVPDAVADEGDRLRFEQLIPSDQVLTAVTTTLDERRLIGTRLIVEPPVYQGVTVVARLSAPEADADRVRDAALAALFRHLNPLRGGPDGTGWPFGRPVQYGEVFGVLQRAIGDVLVEEIRLFAADPITGRRGAPVDRIDIGSGALVFSYQHQVVVTAREPEVRR from the coding sequence ATGGCCCTGCCCTCCCCCAACCTGGACGACCGGCGGTTCCAGCAACTCGTCGACGAGGCGAAGCGGTACGTGCAGCAGCGCGCCCCGGAGTGGACCGACCACAACGTCTCCGACCCGGGCGTCACCCTGATCGAGACGTTCGCGTACCTCGTGGACCAGCTGCTGTACCGGCTGAACCGGGTGCCGGACAAGAACTACCTGGCGTTCCTGGACCTGTTGGGCATCCAGCTGTACCCGCCGTCGGCCGCCGTCGCCGATGTCGACTTCTGGCTGTCGGCCCCGCAGCCGGAGACGGTGACGCTGCCCGCCGGCACCGAGGTGACGACCGCGGTCGGCGAGACCGATCCGCAGACCGACACCGAGGCGGTGGTCTTCGCCACCACCGACGACCTGCGGATCGTGCCGAGCGAGCTGACGCGCCTGGTCACCGCGCCCCGTACCGGTGACGTGACCGATCGGACGGGGGCGCTCGCCGAGGGCCTGGACATCCCGTGCTTCCAGGCGGCGCCCGAGCCCGGCGACGCGCTGTTGTTCGGCCTGCCGACGGCGGTACCGCGCTGTGTGGTCGCGGTCCGCCTCGACAGCCGTGTCGAGGGTGTCGGCGTCGATCCGCGCCAGCCCCCGCTGGTGTGGGAGGCGTGGGACGGCGGCCGGTGGCAGCGCTGCGAGACCGGCGACGACAGCACCGGCGGCCTGAACCGGCCCGGCGAGGTCATCGTGTACGTGCCCGCCGGGCACACCGCGTCGCTGATCAGCGGGATCCGCGCGGGCTGGCTGCGCTGCCGGGTCACCGAGGCCGAACCCGGCCAGCCGTTCTACTCGGAGTCCCCGACCGTGCGCGAGGCCGAGGTGTTCACCGTCGGCGGCACCATGGCCGTGGAGCACGCCGAGCGCGTGGCCGACGTACCGCTCGGCGCGTCGGAGGGGGTGGCCGGCCAGACGTTCCGACTCGGCCGGCCGCCCGTACTCCTCGACGGGGAGCCCCCGGTGGTGGAGGTGTCCTCCCCGGAGGGATGGCAGCGCTGGGAGGTGGTGGAGCACTTCGGCCGCTCGAGGCCCGAGGACCGGCACGTCCGGGTGGACGCCACGAACGGAGAGTTCCTGTTCCCGCCGGTGCTGCGCGAGGCCGACGGCACGCTGCGCCCCTGCGGCGCCGTACCGCCCAAGGGTTCCCAGGTCCGCGTGGCCCGCTACCGCACCGGCGGTGGCCCGGCGGGCAACGTCTCCCGTGGGGCGATCTCCGTTCTGCGCAGCTCCGTTCCGTACGTCGCACGGGTCGTCAACCGGGAGGCGGCGCGCGGCGGCGTCGCGGGGGAGAGCATCGACAACGCCAAGCTGCGGGCGCCGGAGACGCTGCGCATGCAGGAGCGCGCGGTGACCGCCGAGGACTACGAGATCATCGCCCGCCAGGCGGCGCCCTCGGTGCGCCGCGTCCGCTGCCTGCCCGACCGGGACGGCGGAGGAGGCCCGGGCGCGGTCCGGGTCCTCGTGGTGCCGGACGCGGTGGCCGACGAGGGCGACCGGCTGCGCTTCGAGCAGCTGATCCCCTCCGACCAGGTGCTCACGGCGGTCACTACGACCCTGGACGAACGGCGTCTAATCGGCACCCGGCTGATCGTGGAGCCGCCCGTCTACCAGGGCGTCACCGTGGTGGCCCGGCTCTCGGCGCCCGAGGCGGACGCCGACCGGGTGCGGGACGCGGCGCTCGCCGCGCTGTTCCGCCACCTCAACCCGCTGCGCGGCGGGCCGGACGGCACCGGCTGGCCGTTCGGGCGGCCGGTGCAGTACGGCGAGGTTTTCGGCGTGCTGCAACGCGCCATCGGGGACGTGCTGGTGGAGGAGATCCGGCTGTTCGCCGCCGACCCGATCACAGGGCGGCGTGGCGCCCCGGTCGACCGGATCGACATCGGATCGGGCGCGCTGGTCTTCTCCTACCAGCACCAGGTGGTCGTGACGGCGCGCGAGCCGGAGGTGCGTCGATGA
- a CDS encoding GPW/gp25 family protein, whose product MSERFIGRGWAFPLRVGPTGGIAMVERERELEEAIRLVLGTAPGERPMRPEFGCGIHEYVFAPGDGDTAGRVAQQVREALERWEPRIAVDEVVVAFDAVEAGTLYIDVHYTVRTTNDRRNLVFPFYTIPSEEGAEEMVAD is encoded by the coding sequence ATGAGCGAGCGGTTCATCGGGCGCGGCTGGGCCTTCCCCCTGCGGGTCGGGCCGACCGGCGGGATCGCCATGGTCGAGCGGGAACGGGAGCTGGAGGAGGCCATCCGCCTCGTGCTCGGCACCGCGCCCGGCGAGCGGCCGATGCGGCCCGAGTTCGGCTGCGGCATCCACGAGTACGTCTTCGCCCCCGGCGACGGCGACACCGCCGGGCGGGTCGCCCAGCAGGTGCGCGAGGCGCTGGAACGGTGGGAGCCCCGGATCGCGGTGGACGAGGTCGTCGTGGCCTTCGACGCCGTCGAGGCGGGCACCCTCTACATCGATGTGCACTACACGGTGCGCACCACCAATGACCGGCGCAACCTGGTCTTTCCCTTCTACACGATCCCCTCCGAGGAGGGGGCCGAGGAAATGGTCGCGGACTGA
- a CDS encoding PAAR domain-containing protein, translating to MPAAARTGDPTNHGGRIGTPPPGAAATVATVLIGGLPAAVVGSLHVCPVVPHAALGPANVLVPNPAAATAGLVLIGGLPAARARDQTACGAMVLTGAPTVLVGGV from the coding sequence ATGCCAGCCGCAGCGCGTACCGGCGACCCCACCAACCACGGTGGCCGGATCGGCACGCCCCCGCCCGGCGCCGCCGCGACGGTGGCGACGGTGCTGATCGGCGGCCTGCCCGCGGCCGTCGTGGGCAGCCTGCACGTCTGCCCGGTCGTGCCGCACGCGGCCCTGGGGCCGGCCAACGTACTCGTACCGAACCCGGCCGCGGCCACCGCGGGGTTGGTGCTCATCGGCGGGCTGCCCGCCGCCCGGGCCCGCGACCAGACCGCCTGCGGTGCGATGGTCCTGACCGGCGCCCCCACCGTCCTAGTCGGCGGTGTGTGA